A stretch of the Phycodurus eques isolate BA_2022a chromosome 15, UOR_Pequ_1.1, whole genome shotgun sequence genome encodes the following:
- the setd1ba gene encoding histone-lysine N-methyltransferase SETD1B-A isoform X3: protein MFFFLIHISVAILMSFDRTFVCLDIARGCRFVTNVLRRIPRSGRNMSKPGERNKLCEDHGRKQSSTLANGTESHPGSAEKRSHHWRSFKLIIDPALKKGSHKLFRYDGHAFNMPNPGMPPVDSVRDPRIGRLWTKYKETDLPVPKFKIDEYYIGPVPPKEVTFARLNDNIREGFLTDMCKKFGDIEEVEILYSPKNKKHLGIAKVVFESVKAAKVAVQMLHNTSVMGNIIHVELDPKGENRLRYFQLLMNGSYTPLTVPVGGEEAREVSPRSLAEALLACEPIRRLSESSLSAVAESVPPGSSTSTTPLSLETGYSSLRQDTPQSQGTPRQAGTPFSQDSSYSSRQSTPAYQSGRAESSGGYKSRRHESKFQDAYNRRPERPQYRSNMYRSTTSEQAPFKQHRLTPPEPPPTPPSFTYTAPPPATPNFKSGFSPYQAPLPPAFPPSDATFHHPSQREGEYQRPPQPPLAAPTDFLPLKDRPETPPIPEPPPEPGPHPSTPPPLMPEHCPSPGSPAADTERNSLDSRIEMLLKEKRTKLPFLAERDSDTEVRMEGSPISSSSSQLSPIPPYMGGGAQNSRPCSTGLEDISPTPLPDSDSDDEPLHGTPSLVKRIGSPLDHESNSEVREEHPRGHTETVKMEMSHQSSGEDMEISDDEMPGTPITGGDCSKGIVVNSAVSPIQTLALPLPGFSHLAHQAGFAMPHHHLAAVPGHPAHLAAHPAVHPHLLPHMAHYAPGMIPLVQMDLMNCLRWEQWSTVPMSFQMQQQMLSRMAQTGGPYPYPHFVDNAASAPFATPYQHLSMGASHASGSGAPGQQWQHPSMPKFNPSVPPPGYETKKEDPHKATIEGVLQVIVKELKAIMKRDLNRKMVEVVAFRAFDDWWEKKERSAKASLTPIKGAEGKEEERPKPKETIGSSLLENWNKGEGLGYEGMGLGIGLRGAIRLPSFKVKRKDPPEAISAGENKRARPATPVDDELEDEDRDQDPAELPSDDSKMDGDGISTKRRHSRPLDLDSEGEEEVDTSGKEESLGDREEEPDDTAPIDRRSPSKSGDEEADRDSSSESGSSDSSDDESETSSSSKSSSDSSSAGSESAEYELSSEEEVSEVEAEDEDAGKAAKTSSSSSSSSSSSSDEEGEADAKPPSPPAAGSVVDTSEELRSKPKLRPPSPEDELTEDVKSPSPKVLPENDSSDFVVKEEDESRTVKAEPRENLRPATPTGALPSDSDQESKAKVEGRSLLRPPSDLPQRARLPTDEDVPRTPGRDLMERARSLGKSQSTDTVPNTPGSDAPLTGSSLMLSSPHIPGSPFSYPAQSPVLSAGVPRTPGRDLTFTPVFPDPSALNRKISSESLDDRPVFKEPPVGALPNPASSTGAERPAGLAGDIAAGFPEEDSDVSDGMPSKRKPGRPKGKKIPIVSESSEPSPESTPLRDVAVREISTGSPDGLSPDFRAEEPQTAMPEAEHGFPFYEEDAPVAVKPARRARRGWEELLLDSLSPVTSPPRSYFSRRSDFEEMTILYDIWNEGIDEEDIRLLQVTYDKMLQQDNGNDWLNDTLWVNHPQTNIPRVKKRRRDDGMRDHMTGCARSEGYYKIDKKDKIKYLQSTRLQSEEPPIDTQGMSIPAQVHASTRAGSERRSEQRRLLSSFACDSDLLKFNQLKFRKKKIRFCKSHIHDWGLFALEPIAADEMVIEYVGQNIRQVIADMREKRYEEEGIGSSYMFRVDHDTIIDATKCGNFARFINHSCNPNCYAKVITVESQKKIVIYSRQPINVNEEITYDYKFPIEDEKIPCLCGAENCRGTLN from the exons atgtttttttttttaattcacatttcgGTGGCGATTCTAATGAGTTTTGATCGAACGTTTGTCTGTTTGGACATTGCGAGAGGATGCAGATTCGTCACAAACGTGTTGAGACG AATCCCTCGATCGGGGCGAAACATGTCCAAGCCGGGGGAGAGAAACAAATTGTGCGAGGACCATGGCAGAAAGCAGAGTTCAA CGCTGGCCAACGGCACGGAGAGTCACCCTGGCTCGGCGGAGAAGCGCAGTCACCACTGGAGAAGTTTCAAGTTGATCATCGACCCGGCGCTCAAGAAGGGATCGCACAAGCTGTTTCGCTACGATGGACACGCTTTCAACATGCCC AACCCCGGGATGCCACCGGTGGACAGCGTCCGAGACCCGAGGATCGGTCGCCTGTGGACCAAATACAAAGAAACGGATCTGCCGGTGCCCAAGTTTAAG ATCGACGAGTATTACATTGGCCCCGTGCCGCCAAAGGAGGTGACGTTCGCCCGCTTGAATGACAACATCCGCGAGGGCTTCCTGACGGACATGTGCAAAAAGTTTGGCGACATCGAGGAGGTGGAGATCCTGTACAGCCCCAAGAACAAGAAGCACCTGGGCATCGCCAAAGTGGTCTTCGAGAGCGTCAAAGCCGCAAAGGTGGCCGTGCAGATGCTGCACAACACGTCCGTGATGGGAAACATCATCCACGTGGAGCTGGACCCCAAAG GTGAGAATCGCCTTCGGTACTTCCAGCTCCTGATGAATGGAAGCTACACGCCGCTGACGGTGCCGGTCGGCGGGGAGGAAGCGAGAGAAGTTTCCCCTCGCAGCCTGGCTGAAGCCTTACTG gcGTGCGAGCCCATCCGCAGGTTGTCTGAGAGCAGCTTGTCGGCCGTGGCGGAATCGGTGCCGCCCGGCAGTAGCACCTCTACCACGCCGCTGTCCCTGGAGACCGGCTACTCCAGCCTGAGGCAGGACACCCCCCAGTCCCAGGGGACGCCACGCCAAGCGGGCACCCCTTTCTCCCAAGACTCCAGCTACTCCAGTCGCCAGTCTACACCCGCGTACCAGTCCGGCCGGGCGGAGAGTTCCGGTGGTTACAAGTCGCGGAGACACGAGAGCAAGTTCCAGGATGCGTACAATCGCAGACCGGAGAGGCCTCAGTACCGCAGCAACATGTACCGGAGTACGACGTCTGAGCAAGCGCCCTTTAAGCAGCACCGCCTCACCCCGCCTGAACCCCCACCTACGCCTCCCTCTTTCACCTACACGGCACCTCCCCCCGCTACGCCCAACTTCAAGTCGGGTTTCTCGCCCTACCAAGCTCCCTTGCCTCCCGCGTTTCCCCCGTCGGACGCCACGTTTCACCACCCGTCCCAAAGAGAGGGCGAGTACCAGCGACCCCCTCAGCCACCTCTGGCAGCACCCACTGACTTTTTGCCCTTGAAGGACAGACCGGAAACCCCTCCCATCCCAGAGCCCCCGCCGGAACCGGGTCCCCATCCCAGCACACCACCTCCCCTGATGCCCGAGCACTGCCCGTCGCCCGGCTCGCCCGCCGCCGATACCGAGCGCAATAGCCTGGACTCGCGCATCGAGATGCTCCTTAAGGAGAAAAGGACTAAACTGCCCTTCCTGGCGGAGCGAGACTCGGACACTGAGGTGCGAATGGAGGGGAGTCCcatctcctcctcgtcctcgcaGCTTTCCCCCATACCGCCGTACATGGGCGGCGGCGCGCAAAACTCCCGACCCTGTAGCACAGGCTTGGAGGACATCAGTCCCACGCCGCTGCCGGACTCGGACTCGGACGACGAGCCCCTCCACGGAACCCCCTCGCTGGTCAAGAGGATCGGCTCACCCCTCGACCACGAGAGCAACAGCGAAGTCAGAGAGGAACATCCCCGAGGACACACGGAAACGGTGAAAATGGAGATG AGTCATCAGTCTTCCGGAGAAGACATGGAGATCTCTGACGACGAGATGCCCGGCACGCCAATCACCGGCGGCGACTGTAGCAAAGGGATCGTGGTCAACTCTGCCGTGTCCCCCATCCAGACCCTCGCCCTCCCCCTGCCGGGCTTCTCCCACCTGGCTCACCAGGCGGGCTTCGCCATGCCCCACCACCACCTCGCCGCCGTGCCGGGGCATCCGGCTCATCTCGCCGCCCATCCTGCCGTGCACCCGCACCTGCTGCCCCACATGGCTCACTACGCGCCTGGCATGATTCCGCTGGTCCAAATGGATCTGATGAACTGTTTGCGTTGGGAACAGTGGAGCACGGTTCCCATGTCCTTCCAGATGCAGCAGCAGATGCTGAGTCGTATGGCGCAGACGGGGGGGCCTTATCCTTATCCTCATTTCGTAGACAACGCCGCCTCAGCCCCGTTTGCCACACCGTACCAACATCTATCCATGGGTGCCTCGCATGCCAGCGGTTCGGGGGCGCCGGGACAACAATGGCAGCATCCCAGCATGCCCAAGTTCAACCCAAGTGTTCCTCCACCGGGATATGAGACTAAAAAGGAGGACCCCCACAAGGCCACCATTGAAGGAGTGCTGCAGGTCATTGTCAAAGAACTGAAGGCCATCATGAAGAGGGACCTCAATCGCAAAATGGTGGAGGTGGTGGCTTTCAGGGCATTTGATGACTGGTGGGAGAAGAAGGAACGCTCGGCAAAG GCATCCTTGACTCCAATCAAAGGTGCGGAAGGGAAGGAAGAAGAGCGACCTAAACCTAAAGAGACCATCGGTTCGAGTCTGCTGGAGAACTGGAACAAGGGCGAGGGGCTGGGCTACGAAGGGATGGGTCTAGGAATCGGCCTGCGGGGAGCCATCCGCTTGCCGTCCTTCAAG GTGAAAAGAAAGGACCCACCTGAGGCCATCTCTGCGGGGGAGAACAAACGAGCACGACCCGCCACTCCAGTGGATGATGAGCTGGAGGATGAAG ACCGCGATCAAGACCCAGCGGAGCTCCCCTCGGACGactccaaaatggacggcgACGGCATTTCGACCAAGCGGAGACACTCGCGGCCCCTTGACCTGGACAGCGAGGGCGAGGAGGAGGTGGACACTTCGGGGAAAGAGGAGTCGCTGGGTGACCGAGAGGAGGAACCCGACGACACGGCGCCCATCGACAGGCGGTCGCCGAGCAAA AGCGGTGATGAGGAAGCGGACAGAGACTCATCCAGTGAGAGCGGATCCTCAGACTCCTCCGACGATG AATCGGAGACTTCCTCGTCGTCCAAGAGCAGCTCGGACTCGTCGTCGGCCGGCTCCGAGTCCGCTGAGTACGAGTTGAGCTCGGAAGAGGAGGTGTCCGAGGTGGAGGCGGAAGACGAGGATGCGGGCAAAGCCGCCAAGACCTCCTCGTCCTCTTCGTCGTCTTCATCTTCGTCCTCTGATGAAGAGGGAGAGGCTGATGCCAAGCCGCCAAGTCCTCCTGCAGCAGGCTCCGTCGTGGACACTTCGGAGGAGCTGAGGAGCAAACCTAAACTCAGACCTCCGAGTCCTGAGGACGAGCTAACGGAGGATGTGAAGTCACCGTCGCCTAAAGTTCTCCCAG AAAACGACTCTTCTGATTTTGTAGTCAAAGAGGAAGATGAAAGTCGCACCGTGAAGGCGGAACCTCGGGAGAACCTGCGGCCGGCCACGCCGACGGGCGCTCTGCCTTCCGACAGTGACCAGGAGAGCAAAGCCAAAG TAGAAGGTCGCTCCCTCCTCCGCCCGCCCTCGGACCTCCCTCAGCGGGCACGCCTGCCCACGGACGAGGACGTTCCTAGGACGCCCGGCCGAGACCTGATGGAGCGAGCCCGGAGTCTGGGCAAGTCCCAGAGCACGGACACGGTGCCCAACACCCCAGGTAGTGACGCCCCGCTAACGGGGAGCAGCCTGATGCTCAGCTCCCCACACATTCCCGGTAGTCCTTTCTCTTACCCTGCTCAGTCTCCTGTCCTTAGCGCCGGAGTCCCTCGCACTCCGGGGCGGGACTTAACCTTCACTCCTGTCTTCCCTGACCCCTCCGCACTTAATCGCAAGATCTCCTCCGAGAGCTTGGACGATCGTCCTGTGTTTAAGGAGCCGCCCGTCGGCGCCTTACCTAACCCGGCCTCGTCAACAGGTGCGGAGCGTCCGGCCGGCCTGGCCGGAGATATCGCCGCCGGCTTCCCGGAGGAGGATTCCGACGTATCGGACGGCATGCCGTCAAAACGCAAACCCGGACGCCCCAAAGGGAAAAAGATCCCCATCGTCTCCGAATCTTCCGAGCCGTCGCCTGAATCGACTCCTTTGCGAGATGTCGCCGTGCGGGAAATTTCCACCGGGTCCCCCGATGGCCTGAGCCCCGACTTCAGGGCAGAGGAACCTCAGACGGCGATGCCCGAAGCGGAACACGGCTTCCCGTTCTACGAAGAGGACGCCCCCGTGGCCGTAAAACCCGCGCGGCGGGCGCGGCGAGGCTGGGAGGAGCTTCTGCTGGACAGCCTGTCACCCGTCACCTCGCCGCCTCGCTCCTACTTCTCCAGACGGAGCGACTTTGAGGAGATGACCATCTTGTACGACATCTGGAACGAGGGCATAGACGAGGAGGACATCCGGCTCCTGCAGGTCACGTACGACAAGAtgctgcagcaggacaacggcAACGACTGGCTCAACGACACGCTCTGGGTTAATCACCCTCA AACCAACATCCCGCGGGTGAAGAAGAGGAGGCGAGACGACGGCATGAGGGATCACATGACCGGCTGCGCCAGAAGCGAAGGCTACTACAAGAttgacaagaaggacaagatcAAGTACCTGCAGAGCACACGGCTGCAGTCGGAGGAGCCGCCCATTGACACTCAG GGGATGAGTATTCCTGCACAAGTCCACGCCTCCACCAGGGCGGGTTCGGAGCGGCGGTCCGAGCAGCGGCGCTTGTTGTCGTCGTTTGCGTGCGACAGCGACCTGTTGAAGTTCAACCAGCTCAAG TTCCGTAAGAAAAAGATCCGATTCTGCAAGTCGCACATCCACGACTGGGGTCTGTTCGCTTTGGAGCCCATCGCTGCTGACGAGATGGTCATCGAGTACGTGGGACAAAACATCAGACAG GTGATCGCGGACATGCGTGAGAAGCGCTACGAGGAGGAGGGCATCGGTAGCAGTTACATGTTCCGCGTGGACCACGACACCATCATTGACGCCACAAAGTGCGGAAACTTTGCGCGCTTCATCAACCACAGCTGCAAC CCTAACTGTTACGCCAAGGTGATCACGGTTGAGTCGCAGAAGAAGATCGTCATCTACTCCCGGCAGCCCATCAACGTCAACGAGGAGATCACGTACGACTACAAGTTCCCCATCGAGGACGAGAAGATCCCCTGCTTGTGCGGGGCCGAGAACTGCCGGGGGACGCTCAACTGA
- the setd1ba gene encoding histone-lysine N-methyltransferase SETD1B-A isoform X6, whose amino-acid sequence MFFFLIHISVAILMSFDRTFVCLDIARGCRFVTNVLRRIPRSGRNMSKPGERNKLCEDHGRKQSSTLANGTESHPGSAEKRSHHWRSFKLIIDPALKKGSHKLFRYDGHAFNMPNPGMPPVDSVRDPRIGRLWTKYKETDLPVPKFKIDEYYIGPVPPKEVTFARLNDNIREGFLTDMCKKFGDIEEVEILYSPKNKKHLGIAKVVFESVKAAKVAVQMLHNTSVMGNIIHVELDPKGENRLRYFQLLMNGSYTPLTVPVGGEEAREVSPRSLAEALLACEPIRRLSESSLSAVAESVPPGSSTSTTPLSLETGYSSLRQDTPQSQGTPRQAGTPFSQDSSYSSRQSTPAYQSGRAESSGGYKSRRHESKFQDAYNRRPERPQYRSNMYRSTTSEQAPFKQHRLTPPEPPPTPPSFTYTAPPPATPNFKSGFSPYQAPLPPAFPPSDATFHHPSQREGEYQRPPQPPLAAPTDFLPLKDRPETPPIPEPPPEPGPHPSTPPPLMPEHCPSPGSPAADTERNSLDSRIEMLLKEKRTKLPFLAERDSDTEVRMEGSPISSSSSQLSPIPPYMGGGAQNSRPCSTGLEDISPTPLPDSDSDDEPLHGTPSLVKRIGSPLDHESNSEVREEHPRGHTETVKMEMSHQSSGEDMEISDDEMPGTPITGGDCSKGIVVNSAVSPIQTLALPLPGFSHLAHQAGFAMPHHHLAAVPGHPAHLAAHPAVHPHLLPHMAHYAPGMIPLVQMDLMNCLRWEQWSTVPMSFQMQQQMLSRMAQTGGPYPYPHFVDNAASAPFATPYQHLSMGASHASGSGAPGQQWQHPSMPKFNPSVPPPGYETKKEDPHKATIEGVLQVIVKELKAIMKRDLNRKMVEVVAFRAFDDWWEKKERSAKASLTPIKGAEGKEEERPKPKETIGSSLLENWNKGEGLGYEGMGLGIGLRGAIRLPSFKVKRKDPPEAISAGENKRARPATPVDDELEDEDRDQDPAELPSDDSKMDGDGISTKRRHSRPLDLDSEGEEEVDTSGKEESLGDREEEPDDTAPIDRRSPSKSGDEEADRDSSSESGSSDSSDDESETSSSSKSSSDSSSAGSESAEYELSSEEEVSEVEAEDEDAGKAAKTSSSSSSSSSSSSDEEGEADAKPPSPPAAGSVVDTSEELRSKPKLRPPSPEDELTEDVKSPSPKVLPENDSSDFVVKEEDESRTVKAEPRENLRPATPTGALPSDSDQESKAKGKAEPEGAAVTPSGFVPSPLRSEAPSPRFASLMHLPLPPHPTVEGRSLLRPPSDLPQRARLPTDEDVPRTPGRDLMERARSLGKSQSTDTVPNTPGAERPAGLAGDIAAGFPEEDSDVSDGMPSKRKPGRPKGKKIPIVSESSEPSPESTPLRDVAVREISTGSPDGLSPDFRAEEPQTAMPEAEHGFPFYEEDAPVAVKPARRARRGWEELLLDSLSPVTSPPRSYFSRRSDFEEMTILYDIWNEGIDEEDIRLLQVTYDKMLQQDNGNDWLNDTLWVNHPQTNIPRVKKRRRDDGMRDHMTGCARSEGYYKIDKKDKIKYLQSTRLQSEEPPIDTQGMSIPAQVHASTRAGSERRSEQRRLLSSFACDSDLLKFNQLKFRKKKIRFCKSHIHDWGLFALEPIAADEMVIEYVGQNIRQVIADMREKRYEEEGIGSSYMFRVDHDTIIDATKCGNFARFINHSCNPNCYAKVITVESQKKIVIYSRQPINVNEEITYDYKFPIEDEKIPCLCGAENCRGTLN is encoded by the exons atgtttttttttttaattcacatttcgGTGGCGATTCTAATGAGTTTTGATCGAACGTTTGTCTGTTTGGACATTGCGAGAGGATGCAGATTCGTCACAAACGTGTTGAGACG AATCCCTCGATCGGGGCGAAACATGTCCAAGCCGGGGGAGAGAAACAAATTGTGCGAGGACCATGGCAGAAAGCAGAGTTCAA CGCTGGCCAACGGCACGGAGAGTCACCCTGGCTCGGCGGAGAAGCGCAGTCACCACTGGAGAAGTTTCAAGTTGATCATCGACCCGGCGCTCAAGAAGGGATCGCACAAGCTGTTTCGCTACGATGGACACGCTTTCAACATGCCC AACCCCGGGATGCCACCGGTGGACAGCGTCCGAGACCCGAGGATCGGTCGCCTGTGGACCAAATACAAAGAAACGGATCTGCCGGTGCCCAAGTTTAAG ATCGACGAGTATTACATTGGCCCCGTGCCGCCAAAGGAGGTGACGTTCGCCCGCTTGAATGACAACATCCGCGAGGGCTTCCTGACGGACATGTGCAAAAAGTTTGGCGACATCGAGGAGGTGGAGATCCTGTACAGCCCCAAGAACAAGAAGCACCTGGGCATCGCCAAAGTGGTCTTCGAGAGCGTCAAAGCCGCAAAGGTGGCCGTGCAGATGCTGCACAACACGTCCGTGATGGGAAACATCATCCACGTGGAGCTGGACCCCAAAG GTGAGAATCGCCTTCGGTACTTCCAGCTCCTGATGAATGGAAGCTACACGCCGCTGACGGTGCCGGTCGGCGGGGAGGAAGCGAGAGAAGTTTCCCCTCGCAGCCTGGCTGAAGCCTTACTG gcGTGCGAGCCCATCCGCAGGTTGTCTGAGAGCAGCTTGTCGGCCGTGGCGGAATCGGTGCCGCCCGGCAGTAGCACCTCTACCACGCCGCTGTCCCTGGAGACCGGCTACTCCAGCCTGAGGCAGGACACCCCCCAGTCCCAGGGGACGCCACGCCAAGCGGGCACCCCTTTCTCCCAAGACTCCAGCTACTCCAGTCGCCAGTCTACACCCGCGTACCAGTCCGGCCGGGCGGAGAGTTCCGGTGGTTACAAGTCGCGGAGACACGAGAGCAAGTTCCAGGATGCGTACAATCGCAGACCGGAGAGGCCTCAGTACCGCAGCAACATGTACCGGAGTACGACGTCTGAGCAAGCGCCCTTTAAGCAGCACCGCCTCACCCCGCCTGAACCCCCACCTACGCCTCCCTCTTTCACCTACACGGCACCTCCCCCCGCTACGCCCAACTTCAAGTCGGGTTTCTCGCCCTACCAAGCTCCCTTGCCTCCCGCGTTTCCCCCGTCGGACGCCACGTTTCACCACCCGTCCCAAAGAGAGGGCGAGTACCAGCGACCCCCTCAGCCACCTCTGGCAGCACCCACTGACTTTTTGCCCTTGAAGGACAGACCGGAAACCCCTCCCATCCCAGAGCCCCCGCCGGAACCGGGTCCCCATCCCAGCACACCACCTCCCCTGATGCCCGAGCACTGCCCGTCGCCCGGCTCGCCCGCCGCCGATACCGAGCGCAATAGCCTGGACTCGCGCATCGAGATGCTCCTTAAGGAGAAAAGGACTAAACTGCCCTTCCTGGCGGAGCGAGACTCGGACACTGAGGTGCGAATGGAGGGGAGTCCcatctcctcctcgtcctcgcaGCTTTCCCCCATACCGCCGTACATGGGCGGCGGCGCGCAAAACTCCCGACCCTGTAGCACAGGCTTGGAGGACATCAGTCCCACGCCGCTGCCGGACTCGGACTCGGACGACGAGCCCCTCCACGGAACCCCCTCGCTGGTCAAGAGGATCGGCTCACCCCTCGACCACGAGAGCAACAGCGAAGTCAGAGAGGAACATCCCCGAGGACACACGGAAACGGTGAAAATGGAGATG AGTCATCAGTCTTCCGGAGAAGACATGGAGATCTCTGACGACGAGATGCCCGGCACGCCAATCACCGGCGGCGACTGTAGCAAAGGGATCGTGGTCAACTCTGCCGTGTCCCCCATCCAGACCCTCGCCCTCCCCCTGCCGGGCTTCTCCCACCTGGCTCACCAGGCGGGCTTCGCCATGCCCCACCACCACCTCGCCGCCGTGCCGGGGCATCCGGCTCATCTCGCCGCCCATCCTGCCGTGCACCCGCACCTGCTGCCCCACATGGCTCACTACGCGCCTGGCATGATTCCGCTGGTCCAAATGGATCTGATGAACTGTTTGCGTTGGGAACAGTGGAGCACGGTTCCCATGTCCTTCCAGATGCAGCAGCAGATGCTGAGTCGTATGGCGCAGACGGGGGGGCCTTATCCTTATCCTCATTTCGTAGACAACGCCGCCTCAGCCCCGTTTGCCACACCGTACCAACATCTATCCATGGGTGCCTCGCATGCCAGCGGTTCGGGGGCGCCGGGACAACAATGGCAGCATCCCAGCATGCCCAAGTTCAACCCAAGTGTTCCTCCACCGGGATATGAGACTAAAAAGGAGGACCCCCACAAGGCCACCATTGAAGGAGTGCTGCAGGTCATTGTCAAAGAACTGAAGGCCATCATGAAGAGGGACCTCAATCGCAAAATGGTGGAGGTGGTGGCTTTCAGGGCATTTGATGACTGGTGGGAGAAGAAGGAACGCTCGGCAAAG GCATCCTTGACTCCAATCAAAGGTGCGGAAGGGAAGGAAGAAGAGCGACCTAAACCTAAAGAGACCATCGGTTCGAGTCTGCTGGAGAACTGGAACAAGGGCGAGGGGCTGGGCTACGAAGGGATGGGTCTAGGAATCGGCCTGCGGGGAGCCATCCGCTTGCCGTCCTTCAAG GTGAAAAGAAAGGACCCACCTGAGGCCATCTCTGCGGGGGAGAACAAACGAGCACGACCCGCCACTCCAGTGGATGATGAGCTGGAGGATGAAG ACCGCGATCAAGACCCAGCGGAGCTCCCCTCGGACGactccaaaatggacggcgACGGCATTTCGACCAAGCGGAGACACTCGCGGCCCCTTGACCTGGACAGCGAGGGCGAGGAGGAGGTGGACACTTCGGGGAAAGAGGAGTCGCTGGGTGACCGAGAGGAGGAACCCGACGACACGGCGCCCATCGACAGGCGGTCGCCGAGCAAA AGCGGTGATGAGGAAGCGGACAGAGACTCATCCAGTGAGAGCGGATCCTCAGACTCCTCCGACGATG AATCGGAGACTTCCTCGTCGTCCAAGAGCAGCTCGGACTCGTCGTCGGCCGGCTCCGAGTCCGCTGAGTACGAGTTGAGCTCGGAAGAGGAGGTGTCCGAGGTGGAGGCGGAAGACGAGGATGCGGGCAAAGCCGCCAAGACCTCCTCGTCCTCTTCGTCGTCTTCATCTTCGTCCTCTGATGAAGAGGGAGAGGCTGATGCCAAGCCGCCAAGTCCTCCTGCAGCAGGCTCCGTCGTGGACACTTCGGAGGAGCTGAGGAGCAAACCTAAACTCAGACCTCCGAGTCCTGAGGACGAGCTAACGGAGGATGTGAAGTCACCGTCGCCTAAAGTTCTCCCAG AAAACGACTCTTCTGATTTTGTAGTCAAAGAGGAAGATGAAAGTCGCACCGTGAAGGCGGAACCTCGGGAGAACCTGCGGCCGGCCACGCCGACGGGCGCTCTGCCTTCCGACAGTGACCAGGAGAGCAAAGCCAAAGGTAAAGCGGAGCCCGAGGGAGCGGCCGTGACGCCGAGCGGATTTGTCCCGTCCCCCCTCCGTTCCGAGGCCCCCTCGCCCCGATTCGCCTCTTTAATGCACCTCCCTCTCCCGCCTCACCCGACAGTAGAAGGTCGCTCCCTCCTCCGCCCGCCCTCGGACCTCCCTCAGCGGGCACGCCTGCCCACGGACGAGGACGTTCCTAGGACGCCCGGCCGAGACCTGATGGAGCGAGCCCGGAGTCTGGGCAAGTCCCAGAGCACGGACACGGTGCCCAACACCCCAG GTGCGGAGCGTCCGGCCGGCCTGGCCGGAGATATCGCCGCCGGCTTCCCGGAGGAGGATTCCGACGTATCGGACGGCATGCCGTCAAAACGCAAACCCGGACGCCCCAAAGGGAAAAAGATCCCCATCGTCTCCGAATCTTCCGAGCCGTCGCCTGAATCGACTCCTTTGCGAGATGTCGCCGTGCGGGAAATTTCCACCGGGTCCCCCGATGGCCTGAGCCCCGACTTCAGGGCAGAGGAACCTCAGACGGCGATGCCCGAAGCGGAACACGGCTTCCCGTTCTACGAAGAGGACGCCCCCGTGGCCGTAAAACCCGCGCGGCGGGCGCGGCGAGGCTGGGAGGAGCTTCTGCTGGACAGCCTGTCACCCGTCACCTCGCCGCCTCGCTCCTACTTCTCCAGACGGAGCGACTTTGAGGAGATGACCATCTTGTACGACATCTGGAACGAGGGCATAGACGAGGAGGACATCCGGCTCCTGCAGGTCACGTACGACAAGAtgctgcagcaggacaacggcAACGACTGGCTCAACGACACGCTCTGGGTTAATCACCCTCA AACCAACATCCCGCGGGTGAAGAAGAGGAGGCGAGACGACGGCATGAGGGATCACATGACCGGCTGCGCCAGAAGCGAAGGCTACTACAAGAttgacaagaaggacaagatcAAGTACCTGCAGAGCACACGGCTGCAGTCGGAGGAGCCGCCCATTGACACTCAG GGGATGAGTATTCCTGCACAAGTCCACGCCTCCACCAGGGCGGGTTCGGAGCGGCGGTCCGAGCAGCGGCGCTTGTTGTCGTCGTTTGCGTGCGACAGCGACCTGTTGAAGTTCAACCAGCTCAAG TTCCGTAAGAAAAAGATCCGATTCTGCAAGTCGCACATCCACGACTGGGGTCTGTTCGCTTTGGAGCCCATCGCTGCTGACGAGATGGTCATCGAGTACGTGGGACAAAACATCAGACAG GTGATCGCGGACATGCGTGAGAAGCGCTACGAGGAGGAGGGCATCGGTAGCAGTTACATGTTCCGCGTGGACCACGACACCATCATTGACGCCACAAAGTGCGGAAACTTTGCGCGCTTCATCAACCACAGCTGCAAC CCTAACTGTTACGCCAAGGTGATCACGGTTGAGTCGCAGAAGAAGATCGTCATCTACTCCCGGCAGCCCATCAACGTCAACGAGGAGATCACGTACGACTACAAGTTCCCCATCGAGGACGAGAAGATCCCCTGCTTGTGCGGGGCCGAGAACTGCCGGGGGACGCTCAACTGA